A single window of Streptomyces sudanensis DNA harbors:
- a CDS encoding peptidylprolyl isomerase: protein MVNNDQRRRQLAREKFERQQRRREESRRKAKRRNTIVAAALAVVLAAGGAVYASVQLTGRGTDRVDAADGPGATPAPGASSPSPEPSMAVDTEAAYTMTLKTNVGDMVISMNAARTPRTVNSFKHLADGKYFDGTKCHRLTTQGIFVLQCGDPQGDGTGGPGYNIPDEDLASLGKAGPDGKVTFKAGTVAMANTGSPDSGGSQFFLVYRDTRLPPQYTPFGTLDAAGLKAVRDVAAAGVEGGTGDGAPKKPVTVEKATVSKR from the coding sequence GTGGTGAACAACGATCAGCGACGGCGGCAGCTCGCCCGGGAGAAGTTCGAGCGGCAGCAGCGCCGGCGCGAGGAGTCGCGGAGGAAGGCCAAGCGCCGCAACACGATCGTGGCCGCCGCGCTCGCCGTGGTCCTGGCGGCGGGCGGCGCGGTGTACGCCTCCGTCCAGCTGACCGGACGCGGCACCGATCGCGTCGACGCCGCGGACGGGCCGGGCGCGACCCCCGCGCCGGGCGCGTCCTCGCCGTCCCCCGAGCCCTCGATGGCGGTCGACACCGAGGCGGCGTACACGATGACGCTCAAGACGAACGTGGGCGACATGGTGATCTCCATGAACGCCGCCAGGACGCCGCGGACGGTCAACTCCTTCAAGCACCTCGCGGACGGGAAGTACTTCGACGGCACGAAGTGCCACCGGCTGACCACGCAGGGCATCTTCGTCCTGCAGTGCGGCGACCCGCAGGGCGACGGCACGGGGGGCCCGGGCTACAACATCCCCGACGAGGACCTGGCGTCCCTCGGCAAGGCGGGGCCGGACGGCAAGGTGACGTTCAAGGCGGGCACGGTGGCGATGGCCAACACGGGCAGCCCGGACAGCGGCGGCAGCCAGTTCTTCCTGGTGTACCGGGACACCCGACTGCCCCCGCAGTACACCCCGTTCGGGACGCTCGACGCCGCCGGCCTGAAGGCGGTCCGGGACGTGGCCGCCGCGGGGGTCGAGGGCGGCACCGGGGACGGGGCCCCGAAGAAGCCGGTCACCGTCGAGAAGGCCACGGTCAGCAAGAGGTGA
- a CDS encoding DUF349 domain-containing protein produces the protein MSSDPWGRVDETGTVYVRTADGEKVVGSWQAGSPEEALAYFERKYEGLVVEIGLLERRVRTTDLSAKDAMTAVDHLRRQVDEHHAVGDLDALSKRLDKLVETVESRREERKAQKARQADEARHAKEALVAEAEELAQSEQWRAAGERLRALVDTWKGLPRLDRKSDDELWHRFSHARSAFSKRRKAHFAALDAQREEARRTKERLVAEAEALSNSTDWGPTAARYRDLMAEWKAAGRAQREHEDALWNRFRGAQDVFFAARGSVFAERDAEQTENLKLKEELAAEAEKLVPVTDLKAARAAFRSLNERWEAIGHVPRDARPKVEGRMHAVERAIQEAEEAEWRRTNPEARARAEGLTGQLQDAVDKLRKQIDAARAAGNDAKAEKLTRELEGRQALLDQALKGLQEFGG, from the coding sequence GTGAGCAGCGACCCGTGGGGCCGCGTCGACGAGACGGGCACCGTGTACGTGCGTACTGCCGACGGCGAGAAGGTCGTCGGATCGTGGCAGGCCGGTTCTCCCGAGGAGGCACTGGCCTACTTCGAGCGCAAGTACGAGGGACTGGTTGTCGAGATCGGCCTCCTCGAGCGGCGGGTGAGGACCACCGACCTGTCCGCGAAGGACGCGATGACCGCCGTCGACCACCTGCGCCGGCAGGTCGACGAGCACCACGCCGTCGGTGACCTCGACGCGCTCTCGAAGCGGCTGGACAAGCTCGTCGAGACGGTCGAGTCGCGGCGCGAGGAGCGCAAGGCCCAGAAGGCCAGGCAGGCCGACGAGGCGCGGCACGCCAAGGAGGCGCTGGTCGCGGAGGCCGAGGAGCTCGCGCAGAGCGAGCAGTGGCGGGCCGCCGGCGAGCGGCTGCGCGCCCTGGTGGACACGTGGAAGGGCCTGCCGCGGCTCGACCGGAAGTCCGACGACGAACTGTGGCACCGCTTCTCGCACGCCCGGTCGGCGTTCTCCAAGCGGCGCAAGGCGCACTTCGCGGCGCTGGACGCGCAGCGCGAGGAGGCCCGCCGGACGAAGGAACGCCTGGTGGCGGAGGCCGAGGCCCTGTCGAACTCCACGGACTGGGGGCCGACGGCCGCGCGGTACCGGGACCTGATGGCCGAGTGGAAGGCCGCGGGCCGGGCCCAGCGCGAGCACGAGGACGCACTGTGGAACCGCTTCCGCGGTGCGCAGGACGTGTTCTTCGCGGCGCGCGGCTCGGTGTTCGCCGAGCGCGACGCGGAGCAGACCGAGAACCTCAAGCTGAAGGAGGAGCTCGCCGCCGAGGCCGAGAAGCTGGTGCCGGTGACGGACCTGAAGGCGGCCCGCGCCGCGTTCCGGTCCCTCAACGAGCGCTGGGAGGCCATCGGCCACGTCCCGCGGGACGCCCGGCCGAAGGTCGAGGGCCGCATGCACGCGGTGGAGCGGGCCATCCAGGAGGCCGAGGAGGCCGAGTGGCGCCGCACCAACCCGGAGGCCCGGGCGCGTGCGGAGGGGCTGACGGGCCAGCTTCAGGACGCCGTGGACAAGCTGCGCAAGCAGATCGACGCGGCGCGCGCGGCGGGCAACGACGCGAAGGCCGAGAAGCTCACGCGCGAGCTGGAGGGCCGCCAGGCGCTGCTGGACCAGGCGCTGAAGGGCCTGCAGGAGTTCGGCGGCTGA
- a CDS encoding MBL fold metallo-hydrolase — translation MLIAGFPAGAWGTNCYVVAPAAGEECVIIDPGHRAASGVEETLRKHRLKPVAVVLTHGHIDHVASVVPVCGAHDVPAWIHPADRYMMSDPEKALGRSIGMPLMGELTVGEPDDVHELADGARLELAGLELTVAHAPGHTKGSVAFRTPEAADVPPVLFSGDLLFAGSIGRTDLPGGDMDEMLASLARVCLPLDDSTVVLSGHGPQTTIGRERATNPYLREVAAGSGSPAAPRRGM, via the coding sequence GTGCTTATTGCCGGGTTCCCCGCCGGGGCCTGGGGGACCAACTGCTACGTGGTCGCCCCCGCCGCGGGCGAGGAGTGCGTGATCATCGACCCGGGCCACCGGGCCGCCAGCGGGGTCGAGGAGACACTGAGGAAGCACCGGCTCAAGCCCGTGGCGGTGGTGCTCACCCACGGCCACATCGACCATGTCGCCTCCGTCGTCCCGGTCTGCGGGGCCCACGACGTGCCCGCCTGGATCCACCCGGCCGACCGGTACATGATGAGCGACCCGGAGAAGGCCCTCGGCCGCTCCATCGGCATGCCGCTCATGGGGGAGCTGACCGTCGGGGAACCGGACGACGTCCACGAGCTCGCCGACGGCGCGCGGCTGGAACTCGCCGGCCTGGAGCTCACCGTCGCGCACGCGCCCGGCCATACCAAGGGGTCGGTGGCGTTCAGGACGCCCGAGGCCGCGGACGTGCCGCCGGTCCTCTTCTCGGGCGACCTGCTCTTCGCCGGCTCCATCGGACGCACCGACCTGCCCGGCGGCGACATGGACGAGATGCTCGCGTCGCTGGCCCGCGTGTGCCTGCCGCTCGACGACTCGACCGTGGTGCTGTCCGGCCACGGCCCCCAGACCACCATCGGCCGCGAGCGCGCCACCAACCCGTACCTGCGGGAGGTGGCCGCCGGCTCCGGGAGCCCCGCGGCTCCCCGACGAGGAATGTGA
- the hisS gene encoding histidine--tRNA ligase, with protein sequence MSTFQAPKGTYDLLPPRSATFLAVREAIAAPLRSSGYGYVETPGFENVELFARGVGESTDIVTKEMYAFETKGGDRLALRPEGTASVLRAALEANLHKGGNLPVKLWYSGSYYRYERPQKGRYRHFSQVGAEAIGAEDPVLDAELIVLADQAYRSLGLRDFRILLNSLGDKECRPAYREALQGFLRGLDLDEDTRRRIEINPLRVLDDKRAEVQRQLGGAPLLRDHLCDACTAYHEEVRALLTAAGVAFEDDEKLVRGLDYYTRTTFEFVHDGLGAQSAVGGGGRYDGLSEMIGGPALPSVGWALGVDRTVLALEAEGVALDVPAATDVFAVALGDDAKRRLFGLVTELRRAGVATDMAFGGRSMKAGMKAANRSGARYALIAGDRDLEEGVVQLKDLESGEQAAVPLGAIAETLRAKLA encoded by the coding sequence GTGAGTACCTTCCAGGCCCCCAAGGGCACGTACGACCTGCTGCCGCCGCGTTCGGCGACGTTCCTCGCCGTGCGCGAGGCCATCGCCGCCCCGCTGAGGAGCTCCGGCTACGGCTACGTCGAGACGCCCGGCTTCGAGAACGTCGAGCTGTTCGCGCGGGGCGTCGGCGAGTCCACCGACATCGTGACCAAGGAGATGTACGCCTTCGAGACCAAGGGCGGCGACAGGCTGGCCCTGCGCCCCGAGGGCACCGCGTCCGTGCTGCGCGCCGCCCTGGAGGCGAACCTGCACAAGGGCGGCAACCTCCCGGTCAAGCTCTGGTACTCCGGCTCGTACTACCGCTACGAGCGTCCGCAGAAGGGCCGCTACCGCCACTTCTCCCAGGTCGGCGCCGAGGCGATCGGCGCCGAGGATCCGGTGCTTGACGCCGAGCTGATCGTCCTGGCCGACCAGGCGTACCGGTCACTGGGGCTGCGGGACTTCCGCATCCTGCTGAACTCGCTCGGCGACAAGGAGTGCCGGCCGGCCTACCGCGAGGCCCTCCAGGGCTTCCTGCGCGGCCTGGACCTGGACGAGGACACGCGCCGCCGCATCGAGATCAACCCGCTGCGGGTCCTGGACGACAAGCGCGCCGAGGTCCAGCGGCAGCTCGGGGGGGCGCCCCTGCTGCGCGACCACCTGTGCGACGCGTGCACGGCGTACCACGAGGAGGTGCGCGCCCTGCTGACGGCCGCGGGCGTGGCCTTCGAGGACGACGAGAAGCTGGTGCGCGGCCTCGACTACTACACGCGGACCACGTTCGAGTTCGTCCACGACGGGCTCGGCGCCCAGTCCGCGGTGGGCGGCGGCGGCCGCTACGACGGCCTGTCCGAGATGATCGGCGGCCCCGCGCTGCCGTCCGTGGGCTGGGCGCTCGGCGTGGACCGCACGGTCCTGGCGCTGGAGGCCGAGGGCGTCGCGCTCGACGTCCCCGCCGCGACGGACGTCTTCGCCGTGGCCCTGGGCGACGACGCCAAGCGGCGCCTGTTCGGCCTGGTCACCGAGCTCCGCAGGGCCGGCGTCGCCACGGACATGGCGTTCGGCGGCAGGAGCATGAAGGCGGGCATGAAGGCGGCGAACCGCTCGGGGGCCCGCTACGCGCTCATCGCCGGCGACCGGGACCTGGAGGAGGGCGTGGTCCAGCTCAAGGACCTGGAGTCCGGCGAGCAGGCGGCCGTACCCCTCGGCGCGATCGCGGAGACCCTGCGCGCGAAGCTCGCGTGA